DNA from Deltaproteobacteria bacterium:
GATGGGAGAGCATGTGCACCTCGCCAAAGACCTCGGCCTGAAATTCCTCGGAGGCTTTGGAGTGGGAGGCGATGGCCCAGTAGGGTCCGGGGATGTTGCCTGATCGCAGAGCCTCTCTCCAATGGCTCCGGAGTTCCGTGTCTGATTTGTTCGTTCCGAAGGCGCGCAATGATTTCAAGTACTTTCGGTCGAGAAGCTTGGAGATATCGCGTGATGGCGGGCAGTTCATCCTGCACATCGATACGAATGTGGCGTGGATCTGGAAGTCGGTGGCGTCGGATGGAAAAGCTATCTTGAATTTTCGGCCAATTTTTCGGAGATCGCCAAGACTCAGGCAGGTCCCAAGAATCGAACATTGATGGTCTCGTATTTCCCATATTTTCAGTCGCATAACCGGCTCCAGTTCAAGTGTTGTCGGCCAGAACGTCGATCAATTGTTTTCTGAGAGTTTCCAGATTTTTCGATTTGAAGGACTTTCGGCTCTCTTCAAGGACGATGATAGCCCTGTGTATGGCTTTACGGAGTCGTTTGACCCTGACCGAATCGTCGACACGCAGGAAATCGAGGGCGCCTGTCTTGTCTGATGCCTCGGAATCCTCAATCAATCTGCTGAGCAGGAGACAATGATGCTCGGCATCATGGCGGATATGGTCGGCGCTCGTGAGCACGGATTGAAGATTTGAAAGGCGAATATTCATTGTGATGTATTCTTTTATTAGATTTTACTAACTCACGCCGCAAATAAAAAGGGCAACCATGGCCCAACATCGACCGCAAAAGACACCGCGCACCGAGTTCAAAGTGAAGGCCGTGCCGATTCCGAAAAAACTATCCCAAAGACAGGGATGTTTTCAACTCGACCATGTCAACCGGGCAATATGTTCAATATTTCGACGTATCAAGCCATACGGATCAAAGAGGCAGCGTCATCCCTCGCCATGAGTCGACGAGTCGATTTTTTCGTGCAAGTCCCTGACAAAGGCTTTGGCCCTGATCTCGCACTTCTCCGGATTCAGCCCATGATCCCTGAACTCCTCGAAATGCTTCAGCCAATCTTCGCCAAGCCGGGGGCAGGCCTGGATGAACTCCATGAACTTGACCAAGCTGCACAATGTTTCTTCACTCAAGGCATGTTCGACCTTGCAGGCTTCTTCATCGGCAACGGCAGAGTCGATTTTCAGGATGCCGGTAAGAAACTGAAAAATGATCTCATGCTTTCGATGGATGTCCTGGCCGATGCTTTCGCCGGTGGAGGTCAAATCGACGTATCCATATTTTTCGTACTCGATCAACCCTCTCGAATCCAATGTCTTGAGCATGCTGGTCACGGTGGGCATTCTCACTCCGAGTTTTTCGGCGATATCCTTGACTCGGACGACCCGTTTCTCGTTGCCGATGTCGTAAATGGCCTCGAGATAGTCCTCCATGGTCGAAGTCAATTCCTTGTCATCCTCGTTTCGGTTTCGTTCGGCCAAGGTGTTTTCCTTATTTTCTTAGAAACAGAAAATTTTGTTTACAAGGCAAAAGAGTGCGTCGTCAAGTTTTTTCGTGACTACATGTGGCAACAAATTTATTGCAAATAATTATGAGGACTTCTCGGCCATGACGCCATCGGCCGAACATACCCTCAACGGCACTGGGCCGCATCCTCCAATCCGGGTAAAACCATTTGTTACAGATAGCTTTTCTCATCGTGATCTTCAAAACTTTCTCAATGGAATTGATCTCAGGGATGTAGGTCGGCATGAGTTCCAATTTTTTTTTGATTTTTCAAGTTCCCGCAGAAGAAAAGAGCTTCTGGTGATTTTTTGTGAGAACTCAAGATGTG
Protein-coding regions in this window:
- a CDS encoding DUF2325 domain-containing protein; this translates as MRLKIWEIRDHQCSILGTCLSLGDLRKIGRKFKIAFPSDATDFQIHATFVSMCRMNCPPSRDISKLLDRKYLKSLRAFGTNKSDTELRSHWREALRSGNIPGPYWAIASHSKASEEFQAEVFGEVHMLSH
- a CDS encoding metal-dependent transcriptional regulator encodes the protein MEDYLEAIYDIGNEKRVVRVKDIAEKLGVRMPTVTSMLKTLDSRGLIEYEKYGYVDLTSTGESIGQDIHRKHEIIFQFLTGILKIDSAVADEEACKVEHALSEETLCSLVKFMEFIQACPRLGEDWLKHFEEFRDHGLNPEKCEIRAKAFVRDLHEKIDSSTHGEG